From the Acetobacter aceti genome, one window contains:
- the rplR gene encoding 50S ribosomal protein L18 produces the protein MSTQQELRERRRKRLRFQLRRKAGGRPRLSVFRSGKNIYAQVIDDAAGLTLASASSLDKEFRTGGVTGANRDAASAIGKLVAQRAVAAGVTQVVFDRGSYIYHGRIKALAEAAREGGLSF, from the coding sequence ATGAGCACTCAGCAGGAATTGCGGGAGCGTCGGCGCAAGCGCCTTCGGTTCCAGCTCCGCCGCAAGGCCGGCGGGCGTCCGCGCCTGTCGGTGTTCCGTTCAGGCAAGAACATCTATGCCCAGGTGATCGACGACGCCGCCGGCCTTACGCTGGCTTCGGCGTCTTCTCTGGACAAAGAGTTCCGTACGGGTGGAGTAACTGGAGCAAACCGGGATGCCGCATCGGCAATCGGCAAGCTTGTTGCCCAGCGCGCGGTTGCAGCCGGTGTGACGCAGGTCGTGTTCGATCGCGGCTCCTATATCTATCATGGGCGCATCAAGGCGCTCGCGGAGGCTGCCCGCGAGGGCGGTCTCTCGTTCTGA
- the rpsE gene encoding 30S ribosomal protein S5 — MAREPREGGRGRDREQRQDREGDDLIDKLVTINRVAKVVKGGRRFAFAALVVVGDQKGRVGFGAGKAREVPEAIRKATEKAKRGMIRVPMKEGRTLHHDVAGHFGAGKVVLRSAEAGTGIIAGGPMRAVFESLGINDVVAKSLGTRNPHNMVKATFAALERCASPRAVANRRGKKVSDILGKREQVAEGADV, encoded by the coding sequence ATGGCACGTGAACCGAGAGAAGGTGGTCGTGGTCGCGACCGCGAGCAGCGTCAGGATCGCGAAGGCGATGATCTGATCGACAAGCTCGTGACGATTAATCGTGTTGCAAAAGTGGTCAAGGGCGGTCGTCGCTTCGCTTTCGCCGCGCTGGTTGTTGTGGGTGATCAGAAAGGTCGTGTTGGATTCGGAGCGGGCAAGGCCCGTGAAGTTCCCGAGGCGATCCGCAAGGCTACCGAAAAGGCGAAGCGCGGCATGATCCGCGTTCCCATGAAGGAAGGCCGTACACTGCACCATGACGTTGCAGGTCACTTTGGCGCTGGCAAGGTTGTTCTTCGTTCGGCGGAAGCCGGAACCGGAATTATCGCTGGCGGTCCGATGCGCGCCGTGTTCGAAAGCCTTGGTATCAACGATGTTGTCGCCAAGTCGCTTGGAACGCGTAACCCGCACAACATGGTGAAGGCGACGTTCGCGGCGCTGGAACGGTGTGCGAGCCCGCGTGCTGTCGCCAATCGTCGTGGCAAGAAGGTCTCTGACATTCTTGGCAAGCGCGAGCAGGTAGCGGAGGGTGCAGATGTCTGA
- the rpmD gene encoding 50S ribosomal protein L30 — MSEAKTVRITQIASGNGRKPGQQATLVGLGLNKIGRTRELQDTPSIRGMLNKVAHLVKVED; from the coding sequence ATGTCTGAAGCTAAGACTGTCCGTATCACGCAGATTGCATCCGGGAACGGACGCAAGCCAGGTCAGCAGGCAACACTCGTCGGACTTGGTCTGAACAAGATCGGTCGTACACGCGAGCTTCAGGACACGCCGTCGATCCGGGGTATGCTGAACAAGGTAGCCCACCTGGTGAAGGTGGAGGATTGA